From a region of the Fischerella sp. JS2 genome:
- a CDS encoding carbon-nitrogen hydrolase family protein encodes MNLLNVVVSGNLKKATKMKICTAQTRPIKGNIQSNIDNHKKLIDLAISNRADIVIFPELSLTGYEPKLSKELATNQDDSRFDDFQKTSDAKQITIGVGVPTKSNTGICISMVIFQPYKAKQTYSKQYLHPDEEEFFISGQSFTGLKVNKTNIALAICYELSVHEHSENAFKSGAEIYIASVAKFVNGVDKAINRLSEIANKYSMQY; translated from the coding sequence TTGAATCTGCTAAATGTTGTCGTTAGTGGCAATTTAAAAAAGGCAACAAAAATGAAAATTTGTACAGCACAGACAAGACCTATCAAAGGTAACATTCAAAGTAATATTGATAATCACAAAAAATTAATTGATTTGGCCATTTCCAATCGAGCAGACATAGTTATTTTTCCAGAACTATCGTTAACGGGATATGAACCGAAACTATCAAAAGAATTAGCGACTAATCAAGACGATAGTAGGTTTGACGATTTCCAAAAAACCAGTGATGCCAAGCAGATAACAATTGGAGTTGGAGTGCCAACAAAAAGTAATACAGGCATCTGCATTAGTATGGTTATTTTTCAGCCATATAAAGCAAAACAAACGTATTCAAAGCAGTATTTACACCCTGATGAAGAGGAATTTTTTATTAGCGGACAAAGCTTTACTGGTTTAAAAGTTAACAAAACCAACATTGCACTTGCAATTTGTTATGAATTATCAGTTCATGAGCATTCGGAGAACGCTTTTAAAAGTGGGGCAGAAATTTATATTGCAAGTGTGGCAAAATTTGTGAATGGAGTTGACAAAGCAATTAACAGGTTATCCGAGATTGCTAATAAATATTCAATGCAGTATTAA